The stretch of DNA atactatatattaattctagaaaccaagggacttccatgtaattaaataaatctatacacattaattatactatatagttttaaatcgttagcgccgtgtgatggacctgaacaagggatttcaatgtaaatattatatagttttggttaaaagtataaatttagagaatattagaatatgacgagtttccttaaaataaatgggtcccacttatggtattaattactataaatatgttaattatttaacatacataaatataatataagtatttgttatattttggaaattattaaaaggtaagtaaatcaattcatatttccaaaaaatataatattccataattcattagatttataatttaattagtaaataataatgattgctcttaaataatattataatctaatttcagatttatttaaatatataactctaatacaactagataatcaactatTATGATAGTAACCTTCTATGTGAatagtaaaagcaacaataatatatacaacgtgagtagtgaaagtcatactaACAGCAACGGggtagtgaaattaacaataataaatgcgggagtagtgaaagaaaaaataatgacaaatgggagaagtgaaagtaatagtagtcacaacacatgtaattaaagtaacagtaggaaCAACGGAAAGAgtgaaaaattaactaacaattcgattttaagaaaatattaatttatttaaatatacgagtttgacaaaactaacgggtcaaccgtaaaaatagcaggaatagtaaaacaaacaacaggaaccgaagaagtagtgaacgtaatagtattaacaggggatgtagtgaaagtaatgaTATTAACGGCGGGAgaggtgaacgtgtctcataatttgttgattaattttacctctcatcataatttcaatatataaattgtaagtgtatgtgttaaccaaatttagagaaatcatatttcatagaaaataaaatttaaatattaAATAAAGGTAACCCGGGCGTAGCCGGGCGCCAAACCTAGTTCGTTTTATTAAAACTTTGATCACGGTATGAAACAAGACAATAACTCGACTATGGCTTTGATCCACACAACCTAAAAGTTTCATGGGATATCATCTCATATATAATTATAAAAAGTTGTGTGACATAGGCCCTATTTGGTAAATAACAGATTAGTTTCAGCATAAGTAGATTgtaaaagcagattataaatgacagattttatcagaaagtttgactagcatattataattagcagaattaatttgagtgtttggtaattgacagattacgattagtagattgttagttttctttgtaaaatggagaaaaatttcctattttacaatatgctaaccaatatgtCGAGGTAAGCAACCtattgtaaaacaacatattgaccTCAAATATAAACTGTTTACCAAACATTAAAATTAGAATATTGATTGGTCAGCacatgctaaaacccttgaatatgctaaaattggccaatatgccgtttaccaaacaACGCCATAATATTAATAAGAGTTAGAATCAATGTGTTAACCGATTAATCATTTAACGGGTGTTTGGTAAACAGAATATTGACTGATTTTTAGCATATTtaagggttttagcatgtttgaccaatcgATATGCTAAATTTCGTGTTTTGTAAACAGCATATTAAAATCACATATTGACCACAAATATGTTGTTCTACAATATGCTACTCATCATACATATTGGTTTAGCATATTCTTAAATAGGAAATTTTCTTACATTTTataaagaaaactaacaatctactaatttTAATCtctaccaaacactcaaattaaatTCTGTTAATTAGAATATGTTGGTCAAATCTACTAATAAAATCCGCCATTTATAATCTATTTTTAtaatctgcttatgctgaaattagTCCGCTAATAACCAAACAGGGCCTTAGTTTATAATAATGGACCTAATCAAATTTTAACATTGCGTGATAGATTCCTTTTGAGAATTTGTTTAAAACATGGAACTTATTAAATCAAATCGTTACTTTGTTATTTGTCATGATGTGTACTATCATATAATTCCGGATCACCACCGTATATTTTTCTTGAGACtcgtttttcttatttttccGACTCGataagagtaatttgggtatttCACATAAATAGTTACTTAACGAgtcggaaaataagaaaaacgaGTCTCAGAAAaaatatacggtggtgattggggaataTACATGAAAGGTTGGGTGTTATTTGTAAAAAAGCAAATACGTGTTGataatttgtaaaaatacgtaaatacgtggtgtttatttgtaatttttcctaatactAAATTGACCATTCATGAAACTTTTAATGCATAAAATATACGTAGTATATCTCAACATCAAACTTTATGTACTGTatatctaattttttttttttttttttggaattgacCAAACCCAACTCGACCATAAAAAGTACAACCTAAAGTTGACCTGAAACTCGAAAATGGCAACATGTAACCCCCCAACCCAAACGTGGACTAATTAGTGGTCACCCGTAATAGTTTGTGAGATGAAGCTTGTGTACTTGGCTGACAGATCAATACAAGTACTTTCCTATACATTTTGTCCTCATAAACCTTCCTAATAGGTCAAACATCCTAATACGACTCCACAACAAAGCGCATTTTAATTGTGTAGTTCTTATCATGTGCCTAGAGAAAACAAAATATACTTTATTAATATAAAAAATATTTCCAatctttaagcactagtcatttaagcgtATGAGTGAACCTTTTTATATAAAAAGGCATCACACCTGAACAATCTTTTTAGATAACATGAGATATTACACGTAGTCTGATTTAAACCGACACCTAAACGATCTCTTTAGGTAACATCATGATGCGTATGGCGTAGCGACTATTTAATAACTACGCATCATAAAATCAAGTCGGAATTAGAGTTAATTAAGTAGCTTATTATTTCTATTTTCTAGTTAATAAAGACTTATCGAGTTTCGAAATATGGGACGAGTTCGATTGACCATAATATCGAAGCAAGGAGCATTCGATCAAGTTCGTCGATATGAGACGTCGATATGCAAGATCGATGGGCAAGCTCGAAGGCCTTGTGATATTTGTTGTTCGAATAGGTGCACGGATCAACAAGGATGTGTCGAAGGCTTTGTTCGATGCACCTAAGAATCCTAAGccttctaaatattatttgtaatttCCAATAAGAgcattaattgtagcatttaatttTCGCCTTGGAGCCCAAGGTTAGGCTTGTGAATCGGCCTATTTGTAGTCCGATTTCTCTCATTTGTAATGATCGATGAATCCAACAATTTgagtgtaacaccccaagttattgagagtaaggttgtcccacatcggggaattgaggaggttgtgatatgtttataagggatttcacccaccacttagtaacaaggtcttgtgcttttgggcttaagtgaggacaaatatgggcccaaaggtgcacacccatcttattgggttgtgttatgacggtggtgggtcgggttgttatattgAGAATTAGAAAAAAAAACTTGTGAGTTTCACAAAACTCGTTTTCTTGCATAGAGAACAAACATGGTTCGTTTTAAGATGTGTTCTTAATCGAATTCctgagttataatcaataggtcttgattatagttcatCATTGTTCGAGTTATAGGTCTAACCTGAGCAAATATCCTATTGTTTTCAAAATTATTATTGATCTTGAAGCAAATATCCtattggttcgatctcttcacaagatatcgaaacaaatatcccttttatttatgttttactTAGCTTCAAGTAACACGAAttgatcgggttgcacctagtgcattcgggtcCTTCGTTTATTTGTAGCACAATTAAGACTTATGCTCGCAATACGCATCACATGATTCACATCAACTTGAAAATAAAGAGCTTTAAGATATTGTATAAAAGATCATAATGATAATGTCGTTTTATTAGGAGCGAAAAAGTGCGAATCCAATAGTATTCTAGTTGCGGAaactctcgctttaaaagaagtcattttagcagctaaatacttaggaatctcaaagttaattgtggggGGTGATAATTATGCGTTATTAACTCAATTCGTAGTATTTGACAAATTTCTTGGAAAatctctagtattatcaaggatgtgaaattagacttaTTTTTTCGATggagtgataattaaacattccTTCTGTGAAGCCAACAATGTTGTTGACTTTAttgcttctattggacattcatgtttAACTCTTTCGAAATGGTTTGAAAGCCGATGACTTTAACTTATCTCACTCATTCAAAAAGATAATATAGGTTGGTGTTGCTCCACATAatacaattgaaaaaaaaatgaaaataaagagcATAAAATGTGAGATATTCCCATAACAATTTTTGTGCCCGTCCCCAAATGGCCGACCTATCCCTCTCATCCCCCAAGTTGAAACAATAACACACAAATATGCCCCAAAGTTTCCTAGGCAACAAAACTGATAATAGTCCTTGAACAATTTACTCATACACGGATACACCTACTAAATCCACACCTTGTGGTTCCAATACAATTGCCAAGATTTCCACCCCTTCACTTTCATCTCCCCTTCCTCTTCCCAAAGTTCTTCTCCGTCCAAATTCCTAATGTTCTTCTTCTTCGCTCTTGACTTTACGTTACTTTCAAAGTCTTACTATATTTATACTATCTTAAACCTCATTTAACAACACCtaaccaaaccaaacaaacaaacaatGGCACATCATCCTTCACTCAATTCCTCTGAACCCACTTCAACAATGGTGGATTTAGTGTCAAAAATAGGCTACTTTGCACTTAATTCAAATGTTCATACACATACCTCAAATGGGTCATCACCATTTGTATCAAATCACATCAATTTTGGTGGGTTTAAGGTGAGTAATTCATTGAGGGTTAGCAATAAGGTTGGTGGTAGTTCTAGTTTTAGGAAGTTTTTGGgggattttaatagttttattaGGGTTCATTGTGATAGAATTCCAATTGGGTTTGCATCAATTGGTGGTGGGGAGACTAATTCAGGTGAAAATAACGGTGTTAGTGATAATGGGCATGTAGTTTTGGAGGATTCTAGAGTGCCTATCAATGGGGTTGTTGAGGGTGATTCTCCTAAAAGAGTGCTTATCTTGATGAGTGATACCGGTGGCGGTCACAGGGCTTCTGCTGAAGCTATTAAGGCTGCTTTTAGTGAACAATATGGTGATGAATATCAGGTATGCGAATGTCATCTTGTCTTTGGCCGAAAATGTGCTATCTCAGATACCTGTAATGCTATTATATACCATATGCACTAATCTTTTGAATGTCATCTTGTTTTTCGCCCGAAATTGCTATGTTTGATACCTGTAATGCTATTATATGTGTTCCTTTGTGGATTAAGCCATATATGATGGATTGTATGTAGCGAACCCCAACTACAATGATTCTCTTTTAAAGTTGCCTCATTGATGATGAAAATGGGTAACTTTGTCAAATCTCTTGGGCAATTTTGCTTGCACTCAAGAAGGCGAAACCCAATGTTAGCGTCCATCTTTCCAGGCTAAGGTATAGACTATACCTCTAGTAGTAGACCTTTTCGGGATGAAGAAGTATTGGAGTATTGAAATATTGAAAATGATAGAGAGTATccgagatttttttttttcactgaAGAATAGTGCAGGAGTGATGGAAAAAATACGAAATGGGATATAATAGTAGTAATTTTTTTCAGCATTTGGTGTCTTTCAACTGTCTATAATAGCCTCCTTATTTTTAGCATTTCCTAGTTTTAGTCTTGGGAGTATAGAATTTCTTTTATTGTGTGTGTTTCTAGAATCTAGACCGAGTTTCCTCATTAGCGTTTGTTCTTCTATTTGGGCCTTTTGAGGCTTTCTCATCCGTGTCTTagttttgacttttgaggaggcACAAGGCGCATGGAGGCAATGAGGGCCCATGAGAAGGTTAACGCTTCATGTGCATAAGATACAATACTTCAATGATCAAACTTGCTCTCTGCCAAAACACGATTACTTTTGCGAAATGCCGTGTATTGCTTTCATGAAGAAAGTTCACATGTAAAAAAATGGTGAGCTAGGGACAGGGGTAAAGGCGTAAAGCTAAGGGAAGAAAAAAAGAATTAGAAGAAAAAACCTTGGAAATTTCGTAGCGCGTCATGGCATGCCTAGGGTGTTTCTTGCCAGCGCATCTCTCACATTATTAAGCTTGGCCCCATGCGAAGGATGACCTCAACAATGTACATGTTTGAGATATGCATAGGGAGATGATTGCATAACTGTATTAATGTGTTGATTATGTCATTTTTTAAATAGTGGTAATTGCAGGTATTTGTCACGGATTTGTGGTCCGAGCATACTCCATGGCCATTTAATCAATTACCAAAGAGCTACAACTTCTTAGTGAAGCATGGACCTCTATGGAAAATGACATACTATGGTACAGCTCCCCGTGTAATTCATCAATCAAATTTCGCTGCAACGTCGACATTTATAGCACGGTGAGTCTGATTATACGATGTATAAGCCTCATCACAGGAACACGTTTGCGAGGGACTGGAATCAAAATGAGTAGTCTGAGATTTAAATATGGTATAAAAACTCAAATCCTTTGTAAGCTTACACAGTAGGCTGGAATTTCTGGTAATTGATAAGTGTTATTGTAGGAGAAACAACATCAATAATAGGGTATTGGCTTTCACATTTTACATGTCTAATGTTTTATTTGCTGTTAATGGTTTTAGCAACACTGGGGAACAATCCACTTATCCATCCCTTTGTAAGGTTATCCTGTGATAGTTTAGACAATGATGATTGTAGCTATTGATCTGAATATTGTCATTTGGTCAGGTGCAGTGCCATCAATGAAATCTTTACTGCCCTAGACCGTTTTTTAGACAGTGATGGTGATATAAATTGGTAAAACATGTAGGGAAGTGATAACGGTCACTGACCTCTTCCTGATCACTGTATGCCATTCACTGACTGCTTGATGGTCCTTTTATAGATTTACGGTTCACATTTTAAAGAATGTAAGACTAGTATCATGTGTCAGATGCTTTCAGGGCAGTCTACATTTACAACCAGCGCCTTTTTGCAATGCTTAAGATAATCCCATTTCAATCCCAGAAAATGCTGTATTGCTAAATCTTTTGTGAAACACTTGGTAACTATGTGCCCCCATTCTGATGTCTGCCTCCTGTTTGCTTATGATGTATTTTTTCCTCTTGCTTTTTCTATGAATTGGGCTTTTCTCTGAAACCAAGCTTTTGGAGCATAAGTTTAACTACATTTGATTATATAACTGTTGTTGTTCTATTAACTTGGACAGAGAGGTTGCTAGAGGATTGATGAAATATAAACCAGACATTATCATAAGTGTGCATCCTTTGATGCAACATGTCCCACTCCGTGTCCTGAGATCAAAGGGTCTTCTTCAGAAAATTGTCTTTGCCACTGTAGTTACAGATCTGAGCACCTGTCATCCAACCTGGTATGCTGTGTACTTGGGCTCTTCACCTGCCTTTAAATGTTCTTATATTGTTGCAAGATTCTGAATGCCGGCTGGTCTTTTCTCGTGTAGGTTTCACAAACTTGTAACCAGATGCTACTGCGCATCTAATGAGGTGTCTCGAAGAGCACAAAAAGCGGGCTTGAAGCCTTCTCAAATTAAGGTGTATGGGCTTCCTGTTAGGCCTTCCTTTGTTAAGGCTGTGCGGCCGAAGGTCTGTCTACTGTATTATGTCTTTTATTTTGCTTAGCGATGTTAATGATCTAACCTATGCCCATTTATCTCTCATGAAATCAAAGATGCATCATTCTTTTGTCTCCGGGATG from Silene latifolia isolate original U9 population chromosome 10, ASM4854445v1, whole genome shotgun sequence encodes:
- the LOC141605532 gene encoding monogalactosyldiacylglycerol synthase, chloroplastic, which produces MAHHPSLNSSEPTSTMVDLVSKIGYFALNSNVHTHTSNGSSPFVSNHINFGGFKVSNSLRVSNKVGGSSSFRKFLGDFNSFIRVHCDRIPIGFASIGGGETNSGENNGVSDNGHVVLEDSRVPINGVVEGDSPKRVLILMSDTGGGHRASAEAIKAAFSEQYGDEYQVFVTDLWSEHTPWPFNQLPKSYNFLVKHGPLWKMTYYGTAPRVIHQSNFAATSTFIAREVARGLMKYKPDIIISVHPLMQHVPLRVLRSKGLLQKIVFATVVTDLSTCHPTWFHKLVTRCYCASNEVSRRAQKAGLKPSQIKVYGLPVRPSFVKAVRPKPELRKELGMDENLPAVLLMGGGEGMGPIEATARALGNALYDASLGGPVGQILVICGRNKKLAAKLQSIDWKIPVEVKGFVTKMEDCMGACDCIITKAGPGTIAEAMIRGLPIILNDYIAGQEAGNVPFVIENGIGKYSKSPKEIANIVAQWFGPRADELLTMSKNALKHARPDAVVKIVQDLHELVRQRERSLVPQLACAT